ACCGACGACCATCTCCCCTATGGCCACCCGGCAACCCCCTGGTTCCTGGCCTCCCAGCTGGTGGTCGAACTCACCCGCTGCACCCCGGTGGAACTGCCCCACGGGCGTCGGTCGCGGCAGGACTCGCCGGGAGGACGCCGTTAGGGCCACGCTCATGTGCCCGCGCCCGCGCCCGCCCGCGCCCGCGCCCGCGCCCGCCCGCGCCCGTCGCCCGCGCCCGCCCGCACCCACCGCCCGCGAACGCCCGGGCCGGGCGCGGGCGTTCGCGGGCAGGAGCGGTGGCTCAGGTGGTGGGCGGGGGCGGCAGCGGGACCCGGGTGGTGAGGCCGTCGGGCCAGTGCACGACGGCGCCCGACGCCTCGGGAACCACGGACGGGTCCGGCCCCGCGGGGCGCGGGAGGCGGTCGAGGTCGACGGCGGCGGCCAGGAGTTCGCCCAGCGGCGGCGGTCCATCGGTGGCCAGCCAGGGCACGGCGGTGAGGGCGGCGAGCGGCGAGGTGCCGCGTTCGGTGTGCACGCCGTGCACGGGCAGCCCGCGCAGGTCGCGCAGCGCGGAACGCAGGCCGTTCCCGGCCGCCGTGGCGCCGGGACCGAGGGCGGGCGCGTCCTCGGCGGCCAGCGGCCAGCCGCCCACCCGCAGGGCCCGCCACCCGGGCTCCGCGCGCGGCGCGTCGACCCGGACCAGCCGGATCTCGGTGCCGTCCCGCACCACGGACGCGATCGTCAGCCACGGGCCCGGCGTGACGGCGCCGAAGCGCCCCGAGCCGTGGTCGGCGGTGTCGTCGTCCGAGCTGTCGACCCAGTGCGCACGCCCCGCGGACACCGCGAGCAGCACGCCGCCCGGCGCGGTCCCGGTCCGCAGCGGGGTGAAACCGGCGCGGTGGGTGGCGCGGCCCTGGTCGTCGAGCACGGCGACGGTGTTGTCGAACGGGTCGGCCACGGTGGGCCCGGTGAGCGGCGGCAGGGTGGCCGTCGAGTAGCCGAGGCGCGCGTAGAGCGGGGAGTCGCTGTGCTCCGAGCCGGCCCGGTCGTGGTCGGTGCCGTGGTTGACGACCTTGACGAAGCCGTCGTCGCGGCGCGCGGTGACCAGCCAGCCGGGGGCGCGCACGACGCGGGCGACGTCGCCGCTCTCCACGGGCAGGGGCTCCTCCGTCGCCGTCCACACGGGGTGCTCCGCCGGGATGGCCAGGCCGAGCATGCCCTTGGCGGCCCAGTAGGGGGAGGCAGGGCCCGAGTAGCTCTGCCGCATGCCGGGCCACGCGTGGTGCCAGCCGAGGGTCAGCAGCCCGTTGCCGTCCGGCGCGCCGCGGTCGGCGAAGTGCCGCACGATGCCGCTGGCCGCGCGCCGGGTGAGGCCGGGGGGCAGCCCGCCCGCGCCGGTCAGGGCGCCCGTCCACAGCGGCGCGGCGGCGGCGAAGCGGTAGACGAGGCTGCGGCCCTGCATCAGCGGGGAGCCGTCCGCGCCGATGAGGCGCACCGCGTCGTCGAGGTAGCGGGCCAGGTCCGCGGCCCAGGTGTCGCGCAGCACGGGCGGGCACAGGCTGCCCGTCACGTCGAACGCGTGCGTCCACAGCAGCGGGTAGAGGTGCAGGGCCCAGCCGGTGTAGTGGTCGTAGGCGCGGAGGTCCGCGTGGTCGGTGAGCCAGCCGTCGGGCCGCCGCAGCCCGGCGTGGACCGCGAGGTCCGCCTCGATGTCCTCGCGCGACCAGGGGCCGCCCGCCTCGCGGAGGAACGATTCGACGGTGACGCGGAACCACACCCAGTTGATCGGCGGGTAGGGCTGCCCGATGACGGTGGCGAGCCAGGCGACGGTGCGGTCGCGGACCGCGTCGTCCAGGCGGTCCCACAGCCAGGGCTTGGTCAGCTGGAGGATCAGGGCGATGGACGCCGCCTCGACCTTCGCCTGCCCGGTCTCGTCGGGGCGCGGCCAGAACTCGGGCGAGGCCGGGTCGGTACCGGCGGCGATGCCCTCGGCGTAGCGTTCGAGCAGCGCGGACGCCACGGGCCCCGTGCCGCGTTCGCCCGCGATGCGGAACCCGGCCAGGAGGAACGAGCGGGCGAAGCCCTCCAGTTCGTCGCTGGCGCGGCCGTTGCGGCTGTCGGGGCCTGGCAGCGCGTACCGCGCGCCGCGCGGGCTGCGGAAGGGCGCCAGCGCGTCGAGCATGTGGTCGGCGAGCGCCGTCCAGTGCGCGCGGGTCCAGCCGGTGTGCGGGGAGAGCGCGCGGTCCTCCGGGTGCGTCATGCCTGGACTCCCAGGGTGTCGCGGGTGACGGCGTCGAGCGGCGGCAGGCCGGCGGCGTAGCGTTCCAGCTCGTCGAGCGCCGTGGCGGCAAGGCGCCTGGTCTCCGAGCCGAGCGAGCCGGCGACGTGCGGGGTGATCAGCACGTTCGGCAGGTCGTACAGCGGGGAGCCGGCGGGCAGCGGCTCGGGTTCCGTGACGTCGAGGATCGCGTACAGGCGGCCGGAGGCGCACGCGGCCTCAAGCGCCGCGGTGTCGACGAGGGCGCCGCGCGCGGTGTTGACGAGGACGGCCCCGTCCGGGAGGGCGGCCAGTTCGGCGGCGCCCATCAGGTGGCGGGTCTCGGGCAGGTCGGGCGCGTGCAGGCTGAGCACGTCGGCCTGCGGCAGCGCCTCGGCGAGGGTGACGTGCTCAGCGCCCGTCGCGGTGATCTCGGCGGGGTCCGCGACCGGGTCGACCACCAGGACGCGGCCGGTGCCCAGGGCGCCGAGCAGGCGCGCCACGCGGCGGCCGATCCTGGAGTGGCCGACGAGGACGACGGTGCGGTCGTGTGCGGAGAGTTCGCCGTGCCGGTGCCGGTAGTCCCAGTCGGCGCGGTGCCGCCTGGCGTCCGCGGCGAGGAAGGGCACCTTCTTGAGCGCCCACAGCACGGCGGCCAGGGCGTACTGCGCGACGGGTTCCGCGTTGGCGTCCGCCGCCGTGGTGACGAGGATGCCGCGTTCGAAGACGGCGTCGGGCACGTGCGCCCGCACGGTGCCCGCGGCGTGCAGCACGGCGCGCAGCCGCGGCGCCGCCGCCAGCACGTCCTCGTCGAGCACGGGGCAGCCCCACGAGGTGATCAGCACCTCGGTCTCGGCGAGCCTGCGGCGGACGGCGGGGGAGTCGAGCTCCTGCGTGACGACGGGGTCGCCGAGCGTGGCGAGGGTGCGGAGTCTGGCGAGTTCGGCCGGGCCGAACTGCTCGCCGGCCCAGTCCCCCGACATCACCAGCAGCGTCTCGGGCCGCCGCACCGCCGTCACTTGACGCTCCCGGAGGCCAGGCCCGAGCGCCACTGGCGCTGGAGCACGATGAAGGCGATCACGAGCGGGACGACCGCCAGCAGGGAACCCGTGATCACCAACGGGTTGTAGTCCGGGAACTGGGACACGCGCGTACTCCACTGGTACAGGCCGAGCGTCATCGGGAACAGCTCGGGGTCGGTGAGCATGACGAGCGGCAGGAAGAAGTTGTTCCAGATGCCGACGAACTGGAACAGCAGCACGGTCACCACGCCGGGCAGCATCATCGGCAGGGCGACGCGGAAGAAGATGCGCAGCTCGCCCGCGCCGTCCACGCGCGCGGCCTCGATCACCTCGTCGGGAACGGCCGCCTCGGCGTAGGCGCGGGCGAGGTAGACGCCGAACGGGTTGGTCAGCAGCGGGATGAAGACCGCCCAGAACGTGTCGACGACGCGCAGTTCCGAGGCCAGCAGGTACAGCGGCAGGGCCAGCGCGGTGGTGGGCACCAGGACACCGGTGAGGGTGACGGCGAACAGGACGCGGCGGCCGGGGAAGTCCAGCTTGGCGATGGCGTAGCCGCACGCGGCGCAGATCAGCGCGCCGAGCACGGCGCCGAGGCCCGCGTAGAGCAGCGAGTTGCGCACCCAGGAGAGGAAGACGCCGTCCTCCGCGGCGAACAGGTCCCCGATGTTGGACCACAGGTTCCAGTCGGCGAACTCGAAGGCGCTGGTGGTGGAGAAGTCGCCGAGGGACTTGGTGGCCGAGGTCAGCAGCCAGACCAGCGGCAGCACGCTGTAGAGGGCCGCGATGACGAGCACCGCGTACACCGCGCCGCGCGAGGTCCAGCGGGAGGTGCGGCCGGGTGCGGCGGTGGGCCGGGTCATCGCGACCTCCGGGCGGACAGGCGCATGACGAGCGCGGAGAGCAGGGCGCAGGCGAGGGCGAGCAGGATCGAGGCGGCGGCGGCGCGGCCGTAGTCGTTGCTGATGAACGCCGACTCGTACACGTACAGGCTCGGGGTCCAGGTGCTGGTGACGGAGCCGGTGAACGTGCGCAGCACCAGCGGCTCGGTGAACAGCTGGAGCGAGCCGATGACGGTGAACACCAGGGCGACGAACACGGTCGGGCGGATCGCGGGCACCTTGATGGACAGGGCGGTGCGGATCGGTCCCGCGCCGTCGACGCGGGCCGCTTCGAGCACGTCGCGCGGGACGGTCCGCAGCGCGGTCCAGAAGATGATCACGTTGTAGCCGAGCCACTGCCAGGTGGCGATGGTGACGATGGAGGGCATGATGCCGCCGCTGCCCAGGGGGTCCCAGGGCAGGAGGTCGTTGAGCGGGCCGATGTTGGGGCTGTACAGGTAGGCCCAGATCAGGCCGCCGATCACGCCGGGCACGGCGTAGGGCAGGAAGACGGACAGCAGCCACACCTGCCGCAGCCGCACCATGGCGGCGTCGAGCAGCAGGGCCAGCAGCAGGGCGCCGCCGAGCATGAGCGGCACGTGGATCAGGGCGTAGCGGGCGACGTTGCCGACGCCTTCGTGGAAGGCGGCGTCGGTGAGGACGGTGGCGTAGTTCTCCAGCCACACGAACACGTCGCGCGGCCCGTCGAAGCCGAGTCCCGAGAGGCGTTCGGTGAACAGGCTCAGGTAGAGCGCGTATCCGATGGGCACCAGGACGGTGCCCAGGAGCAGCAGCGCGAACGGCGCGGCCAGGGCCCAGGAGGCCAGCGCCGAGGGGCGGCGGCGCCCGGTGGCCCGCGGCGCCTCGCGCGGTGGGACGACGGTCATGCCCGGCTCCCTTCGCGGACGGACAGGCCGCGGTCGCGCATGTCGCTCACGGCGGCGGACTGCACCCGGCGGACGGCGTCGGGCAGGGTGGTCCTGCCGGTGGAGACGCCGCCGAAGGTGTCGGTGATGGTGGAGAACAGGCCGAGCGCGTTGGGCCCCCAGGTCCAGTCGGGGACGCGGGCGGCGGCCTCGTCGAGCACGTCGTAGACCGGCGGGCCGACGAAGTAGTCGTCCGCGACGGCGGTGCGCGCCACGTCGCGGTTCGGCAGGTAGGCGGGGAACGGCGAGGTGAACGAGGCTCCGATGCGCGGGACTTCCGGGTCGGTGCTCAGCCAGCGCAGGAAGGTGAGCGCCGCTTCCGGCGACCTGCTCTCGCGGGAGACGCCGAACGCGGTGCCGCCCTGGATGCCGTTGGCCGGTTCGCCGTCCCAGGTGGGCATCGTGGCGACGGCCCACCGGCCGGTGTCGTCGGGGATGGACTTCTTCAGGGTGCCGACGCTCCAGGCGGCGCCGAGCAGGCCCCACAGCCGGCCGCTGTGCACCGAGGCGATCCACTCCTGGTTGCCGGTGGGGCCGCCGCGCACGAGGTCGGCGGCGATGAGGTCCTGCCAGTACTCGGCGGTGCGCATGGTGCCCGGCCCGTCCACGCCGACGACCCACGTGTCGCCCTCGATGCGCCACCACGGGTCGCCCGCCTGCCAGGACATGCCGGCGAAGAACGAGCCGTCGTTGAGCGGGAACGTGGTGATGCGGGCCCCCGGGTCGGCCTCGCGCACGGCGGCGGCTGCGTCGCGGAACTCCTCCCACGTGGTGGGGACGTCGATGCCGTGCTCGTCGAAGAGGTCCTTGCGGTAGTAGAACGCCATCGGGGCCAGGTCCATCGGCACGGCCCAGGTCCGCCCGCCGGGGCGGACGCCCTGCCAGGCGGCGGGGGAGTAGCCGTCGCCCAGGTCGGCCACGTCGTCGGTCAGGTCCCGCAGGCCGCCGGTGGCCAGGACCTGGATGAGGCCCTGGTACTCGACGTGCAGGATGTCGGGCGCGTTGTGCGCCTTGATGGCGTTGGTCTGCTGGGCGTAGCCGCCGGACAGGCCGGCCGCGATGACGCTCAGGTCGACGTGGACCTCGCGCTGGGCCGCGTTGAACGCGGCGACGTACTGGTCCATGCCGGTCATCCAGGACCAGACCTGGACCCGGGTCGCGCCGGATGCGGTGGTGCCCGATGAGCAGCCGGTCAGCGCGCCGGCGGCGCCGGCCAGCGCGGCGGTGCCGGCCGAGGCGCGCAGGAAGGCGCGGCGGGACCAGCCGGGGTGAAGCGCCATTGCGTCGATTCCCCTCTGTCCGTGGTTGTCGTCCGTGTCCGAGGTCCGGCCCTGGACGGTGGTGCGGGCCACTCCAGCCTGTGCAAGAGTTCGAGGTCAATCATTCGGAAACAATTCGATCAAAGTCGATCAGGAGTGAAACCGATGACCTTGGCCTGGGAACGGCAGGAGCAGATCCTCGCCGCGGTGCGGCGGCACGGCACCGTTCGGCTCGCCGACCTCGTGCGACGGCTCGGGGTGTCCGCGGTGACCGTACGCCGCGACGTCACCGCGCTCGCCGACCGCGGGCTGGTGCGGCGCGTGCACGGCGGCATCACGCTGCCCTACCGCGGCCTCGGCGGCGAGCCCGAGGCCGCGCCGCACCGCTCGGCGTTCGGGCCCACGGCCACCCGCACGCTGGTGGGCATGGTCGTGCCCTCCGTCGACTACTACTGGCCGCACGTCGTGCAGGGCGCGCAGGCCGCCGTCACCGCGGCCGGCGGACGCCTGGTGATGCGCGCCTCCAGCTACCACCCGGCCGAGGACCGCCGGCAGATCGCCACGCTGCTCGAACGCGGCGTGCAGACCCTCCTCGTCGCCCCCACGACGGACGGGCCCGCCGGCCTGGACCTGCTGCGCTGGCTCGGCGGGCTGCCGGTGCCCGTGGTGCTCGTCGAACGCCTGCCGCCGCCGGAACTGCCGACACTGGCCCTCGACGCCGCCACCACCGCGCACGCGCTGGGCGCCGGACTCGCCGTGCGCCACCTGGTGACCCTCGGCCACCGGCTGATCGCCCTGGTCACCTCGCGGACGAGCCCGACGAGCCGGGCGCTGCGCGTCGGCTGGCGCGAGACCGTCGACTCGCTCGGCCTCGCGCCCCACCGCGATCTGGAGATCGACGTGCCCAGCTACGGCACCCCCGGCTGGGGCGCGGCCTACGACGACGTGCTGCTCGACTGCCGGCGCCGCGGGGTGCGGGCGCTGCTGGTGCACTCCGACCGCGAGGCCATCGGCATGGTCGAACGCGCCCGCGACCTCGGCCTCGCCGTGCCGGACGAACTCGCCGTCGTCTCCTACGACGACGAGGTCGCCGCCGCGTCCGACCCGCCCCTGACCGCGGTGCGCCCCCAGAAGCACCGGCTGGGCGCGCTGGCCGCCGAACTGGCCCTGGCCCGTTGCGCGGACACCGGGGAGCGCGCCGTGCACCGCGTGCAGCTGTGGCCGGCCCTCGCGGTCCGCGAGTCCTGCGGCGGCCAGCCCCCGGGCGCCGAGGGCTGAGCGCGCGGGCCGCCCGGCCCGCGCGCCCGGCCCGCTACCCGATGCCGATCAGCTCGACCATCAGCGGCACCGTCACGATGATGAGCAGGCCGCCCAGGATGTCGAACCCGAAGCCCGACCTGATCATCGTGGTGATCGGGACCACGCCGGAGCCGTACGCGATGGCGTTCTGCGGCGTCGACACCGGCAGCATGAAGCCGAAGGAGGCCGCGAACGTCGCCGCGAGCGCCGGCACGAACGGGTCGACCTCGGCCGCCACCGCGATGGGCAGCACGATCGGCACCACGACCGCGGCGGCGGCCGTGTTGCTCGTGGTCTCCGAGACCACGATGGCGAGCACCACCGCGAACGCCGTGATGGCGAACGCGCTGGACAGCCCGAGCCAGTCGTTCGCCTCGGTGCCGATCGTCTCGGCGAGCCCCGTGGAGGCCAGCAGGGAGCCGAAGATGATGCCGGTGCCGAACAGCAGGATCGTGCCCCAGTCGATCTTGGCCGCGTCGCTCCAGTTCAGCGTCGTCTCGCGGCGCGCCCAGTTCGTCGGCAGCAGGAACAGCAGGGCCGCGCCGAGCACCGCGACGATGCCCTCGTCGAGGCGGTCGCCCACCGTCTCGTACACCGAGGAGTCGGTGCCGGCGACCAGCGCCACCACGCCCGGCGTGATCCACAGCACGACGGTGATGCCGAACGCGATCAGCGTGTTCCACTCCGCGCGCGACAGCGGCCCGAGTTCGCGGCGCTGCTCCGCCACGTACTCGGCGACGCCGTCGATGCGCCGGATCTCCGGCCGGTTCAGCAGCAGCAGGACCACCGCGAGCACCACGAACATCAGCGCGCAGATCGGCAGCGCCGCGCCCATCCACTGCGCGAACGAGATCCGTTCGCCGGTCGCCTCCTCGATCAGGCCCCGGCCGATCAGGTTCGGCGGCGAGCCGACGGGCGTGAGCAGCCCGCCGACTGACGCCCCGTACGCCAGCATCAGCACCAGCGCCGCGCCGACCCGCAGCCGGGTGGGGTCGAAGTCCTCGGCGACCAGGCCGCGGTCCTGGAGCAGCTTCGCGATGACGGTCAGGATGCCGAGCGCGGTGGGCAGCAGCATGGCCACCGTCGCGGTGTTCGACACGAACGCGGACAGCAGGCACGTGATGGCGCCGAACGCGATCACCACGCCGAACGTCGACTTGCCCACGCCGGGCAGCGCGAGGATGCGGAACGCGAACCGCCGCGCGAGGCCGTGCTTGAGCATCGCCTGCGCGAGGATGAACGCGCCGATGAACGTGAAGATGGTCGTCGACCCGAACGGGGACAGCGCGTCGTCGGCGGGCACCACGCCGAACAGCACGATGGTGCCCACGCCGATCAGGCCGCCCACCGGGATCGGCACCGGCTCGGTCACCCACAGCACGACGACGCCGAGCAGGATGCCGGCGAGCGTCTGCTGGCTGGGGGCCATGTCGAGCGGCAGCGCGAGGAACACCGCGGCGACGAGCGGGGCGAGCCACAACCCCGAGGTTCTCCTGGCCCGTTCGAATCTCTCCTCAGCGGGGGTCAGGCGCTGCTCCCCGAGGCTGCGGTACGTCGCGTGCCCCAGCAGTGCCTTCTCCACATCGGTTCTGGCCACCGATCCACCTCCCGAGGTCGGAGGGCGTCCGCCTCGTCGCGGCGCCTCGTGCACAACCTGTGCCCCCGACGCCCCTCCCGTACAGGGGTCGTGCGCGAGAAGTTGTGTGTGGGACGCGTGTGCCGTCCGCCGCGCCCGGGCGCGCACGGCGCGACCCCGGTGCGGAACGCCCCGTTTGCGCGCCCGGCGCCCGGGCATGCGACCTTTGTGCTTCGGACAGCAGGCACGTCCGCGGGAGCGGCTTCACCGCCGCTTCGCGTG
Above is a genomic segment from Streptomyces marincola containing:
- a CDS encoding carbohydrate ABC transporter permease; translation: MTRPTAAPGRTSRWTSRGAVYAVLVIAALYSVLPLVWLLTSATKSLGDFSTTSAFEFADWNLWSNIGDLFAAEDGVFLSWVRNSLLYAGLGAVLGALICAACGYAIAKLDFPGRRVLFAVTLTGVLVPTTALALPLYLLASELRVVDTFWAVFIPLLTNPFGVYLARAYAEAAVPDEVIEAARVDGAGELRIFFRVALPMMLPGVVTVLLFQFVGIWNNFFLPLVMLTDPELFPMTLGLYQWSTRVSQFPDYNPLVITGSLLAVVPLVIAFIVLQRQWRSGLASGSVK
- a CDS encoding SLC13 family permease; amino-acid sequence: MARTDVEKALLGHATYRSLGEQRLTPAEERFERARRTSGLWLAPLVAAVFLALPLDMAPSQQTLAGILLGVVVLWVTEPVPIPVGGLIGVGTIVLFGVVPADDALSPFGSTTIFTFIGAFILAQAMLKHGLARRFAFRILALPGVGKSTFGVVIAFGAITCLLSAFVSNTATVAMLLPTALGILTVIAKLLQDRGLVAEDFDPTRLRVGAALVLMLAYGASVGGLLTPVGSPPNLIGRGLIEEATGERISFAQWMGAALPICALMFVVLAVVLLLLNRPEIRRIDGVAEYVAEQRRELGPLSRAEWNTLIAFGITVVLWITPGVVALVAGTDSSVYETVGDRLDEGIVAVLGAALLFLLPTNWARRETTLNWSDAAKIDWGTILLFGTGIIFGSLLASTGLAETIGTEANDWLGLSSAFAITAFAVVLAIVVSETTSNTAAAAVVVPIVLPIAVAAEVDPFVPALAATFAASFGFMLPVSTPQNAIAYGSGVVPITTMIRSGFGFDILGGLLIIVTVPLMVELIGIG
- a CDS encoding ABC transporter substrate-binding protein is translated as MALHPGWSRRAFLRASAGTAALAGAAGALTGCSSGTTASGATRVQVWSWMTGMDQYVAAFNAAQREVHVDLSVIAAGLSGGYAQQTNAIKAHNAPDILHVEYQGLIQVLATGGLRDLTDDVADLGDGYSPAAWQGVRPGGRTWAVPMDLAPMAFYYRKDLFDEHGIDVPTTWEEFRDAAAAVREADPGARITTFPLNDGSFFAGMSWQAGDPWWRIEGDTWVVGVDGPGTMRTAEYWQDLIAADLVRGGPTGNQEWIASVHSGRLWGLLGAAWSVGTLKKSIPDDTGRWAVATMPTWDGEPANGIQGGTAFGVSRESRSPEAALTFLRWLSTDPEVPRIGASFTSPFPAYLPNRDVARTAVADDYFVGPPVYDVLDEAAARVPDWTWGPNALGLFSTITDTFGGVSTGRTTLPDAVRRVQSAAVSDMRDRGLSVREGSRA
- a CDS encoding substrate-binding domain-containing protein produces the protein MTLAWERQEQILAAVRRHGTVRLADLVRRLGVSAVTVRRDVTALADRGLVRRVHGGITLPYRGLGGEPEAAPHRSAFGPTATRTLVGMVVPSVDYYWPHVVQGAQAAVTAAGGRLVMRASSYHPAEDRRQIATLLERGVQTLLVAPTTDGPAGLDLLRWLGGLPVPVVLVERLPPPELPTLALDAATTAHALGAGLAVRHLVTLGHRLIALVTSRTSPTSRALRVGWRETVDSLGLAPHRDLEIDVPSYGTPGWGAAYDDVLLDCRRRGVRALLVHSDREAIGMVERARDLGLAVPDELAVVSYDDEVAAASDPPLTAVRPQKHRLGALAAELALARCADTGERAVHRVQLWPALAVRESCGGQPPGAEG
- a CDS encoding carbohydrate ABC transporter permease, producing the protein MTVVPPREAPRATGRRRPSALASWALAAPFALLLLGTVLVPIGYALYLSLFTERLSGLGFDGPRDVFVWLENYATVLTDAAFHEGVGNVARYALIHVPLMLGGALLLALLLDAAMVRLRQVWLLSVFLPYAVPGVIGGLIWAYLYSPNIGPLNDLLPWDPLGSGGIMPSIVTIATWQWLGYNVIIFWTALRTVPRDVLEAARVDGAGPIRTALSIKVPAIRPTVFVALVFTVIGSLQLFTEPLVLRTFTGSVTSTWTPSLYVYESAFISNDYGRAAAASILLALACALLSALVMRLSARRSR
- a CDS encoding hydroxyacid dehydrogenase — protein: MSGDWAGEQFGPAELARLRTLATLGDPVVTQELDSPAVRRRLAETEVLITSWGCPVLDEDVLAAAPRLRAVLHAAGTVRAHVPDAVFERGILVTTAADANAEPVAQYALAAVLWALKKVPFLAADARRHRADWDYRHRHGELSAHDRTVVLVGHSRIGRRVARLLGALGTGRVLVVDPVADPAEITATGAEHVTLAEALPQADVLSLHAPDLPETRHLMGAAELAALPDGAVLVNTARGALVDTAALEAACASGRLYAILDVTEPEPLPAGSPLYDLPNVLITPHVAGSLGSETRRLAATALDELERYAAGLPPLDAVTRDTLGVQA
- a CDS encoding DUF2264 domain-containing protein; amino-acid sequence: MTHPEDRALSPHTGWTRAHWTALADHMLDALAPFRSPRGARYALPGPDSRNGRASDELEGFARSFLLAGFRIAGERGTGPVASALLERYAEGIAAGTDPASPEFWPRPDETGQAKVEAASIALILQLTKPWLWDRLDDAVRDRTVAWLATVIGQPYPPINWVWFRVTVESFLREAGGPWSREDIEADLAVHAGLRRPDGWLTDHADLRAYDHYTGWALHLYPLLWTHAFDVTGSLCPPVLRDTWAADLARYLDDAVRLIGADGSPLMQGRSLVYRFAAAAPLWTGALTGAGGLPPGLTRRAASGIVRHFADRGAPDGNGLLTLGWHHAWPGMRQSYSGPASPYWAAKGMLGLAIPAEHPVWTATEEPLPVESGDVARVVRAPGWLVTARRDDGFVKVVNHGTDHDRAGSEHSDSPLYARLGYSTATLPPLTGPTVADPFDNTVAVLDDQGRATHRAGFTPLRTGTAPGGVLLAVSAGRAHWVDSSDDDTADHGSGRFGAVTPGPWLTIASVVRDGTEIRLVRVDAPRAEPGWRALRVGGWPLAAEDAPALGPGATAAGNGLRSALRDLRGLPVHGVHTERGTSPLAALTAVPWLATDGPPPLGELLAAAVDLDRLPRPAGPDPSVVPEASGAVVHWPDGLTTRVPLPPPPTT